The sequence TGACTAAATTGTACGATACCGTTGGCCGAGCTTTTAAAAAAAGCAAAGAATTTGAAGTGAgtctgtttttaattaaaatataatgttgattatataattaagtcttaaaaaatcaaaatctgtttttttttttataataataattttacctttatttaggAAATGATATCTCAAGAACATGGGCAGGGAAAGAGTAAAATGCTCCAGAAAACCCTAAAAAAGCAGACTAAATTAAATGAAGAACTTTTCAAAAATCTCGTTAATGATGACATGACAAACGAAATGTACAGTACATGGTTGAATTCACGTCGTAGTACGAATTTGGAGAAACTTCACTTTATTATTGGGCATGGTATTATTAGGAAAGAacttaggtaaaaaaaaaaaaaaaattttaaaataaattgtgccattattattcaactttagtatttataaatgaacaatttttttttgcagaGATGAAATTTTTGCCCAATTATGCAAACAACTTACCAATAATCCTTCAAAAGCTTCTTATGCACGTGGTTGGATTTTACTATCTCTTTGTGTTGGTTGTTTCCCACCTTCTGAACGATTTATTACGTATTTACGTTCGTTTATACGAGTAGGGCCACCTGGTTATGCCCCTTACTGTGAAGGTAGACTTgtaagaacatttaaaaatggtCCACGTACGCAACCTCCTAGTTGGTTGGAATTACAAGCGACGAAAACAAAAAAGCCTATTCTTCTGACTGTGACATTAATGAACGAAACTATAAAAACAGTTCAATCCGATTCAGCTACAACATCTGAAGAAGTCTGTCAACAAATAGCCGATAATATTGAGCTTTCTGATGCATTCGGATTTTcactttatataacattatatgataAAGTCCTTTCGCTGGGAAGTGAAGCTGAGCATATAATGGACGCTATATCACAATGTGAACAATTTGCACGAGAACAAGGTACTCCTGAAAAGAATGCTCCCTGGCGCTTGTTTTATAGAAAAGAGGTATTTACACCCTGGCACGATCCAGCTGATGATCCAATAGCtaccaatttaatttatcaccAGGTGGTGAAAGGAGTAAAGTTTGGAGAATACCGTTGCAATTCAGAAAAAGATTTGGCAATAATTGCAGCACAACAGCACTACATTGAGTATGGCCCACGTATAGACCCTAACGTGTTGAGAAAGGTAATAGTGAACTATATACCGAATCAATTCATTCAATCAAACGATGCCGCTTTAACAAAATGGGAACATCTTATAACAAAAGCTTTTGAATCCTCTCCGAGCATACAATCTTCAGTTGATCCTCTAAGATGTAAAGaagatattgtaatattttctaaaataaaatggcCGATGCTCTTTTCAAGATTTTTTGAAGCTATTAAATTGAAAGGTGACACTATCAATAAAGACCTTATAATTATAGCTGTTAATTGGACTGGTGTTTATATCGTAGACCAATCAGAGCATATACTTCTGGAAATATCTTATCCTGAAGTTACTTATGTAGCCTATGATGATGACAAAGAATTTGATAAAGTTGGAAGAATAACGATTAGAACAATACAACAAGAAGAGTTTGTTTTCCAGAGTGTTGATGCAAGTGAAATGAGtgcacttattatatatttgatagatGGATTAAAAAGACGTTCAATTTATGTTATCACTCAAAGCGATTCTCAAGGATACAGTGACGCTGCGTCATTCTTGCAATATAAGAAAGGCGATCTAATTACACTTTTGCAAGAATCAACAGGAGAAACATTAATGAATGCGACATGGGGTCATGGTGAATGCAATGGCCATGAAGGCCTGTTTCCAACAGAGCAAGTATACATTTTACCAACATTATCGAAGCCTTCTCCTATGATATTAGAAGTATTTAAGAAaggtaatataaatactaacaaaAATGTTCATTCTAAGTACAACACAATACAAAGGAAAAAAATGCATACGCTTGAAAAGTTTGCTGAGGAATATTTTAGAGAAAATTATGATACTAATATCACTATATCAAGACAGTCAACAATAACTCCAGCTAAAAAAACAGGTTCTGGTAATTTATGGTCTCATGCACGCGAACCTATAAGAAAACcgttacttaaaaaattacaagatgATGAGAAGTTGTCTAAGGCAGCGGTTGCATCATTCATTGCTATACTGAAATATATGGGTGATATGCCAACGCCAAAAGCAAGATCCGTTACTGAATATACTGATGAAATATTTAGACCCACAAACGAACCCGCAATGAGGGATGAGATTTATTGTCAAATAATGAagcaattaacaaataatagaaTACAGCTCAGTGAAGAGAGGGGATGGGAATTATTGTGGCTTGCCACGGGTATTTTTGCTTGTGgacaagttttaataaaagaaacagTAGAATTTTTAAAGACACGACCACATCCTATTGCAAAAGATTGCttaaaacgtatatttaaaatacaaagaggTGGACCAAGAATATATGCCCCATATGTAGTAGAGGTTGAAGCCATACAACATAGAAGTATGCAAATATATCACAAAGTATATTTTCCGGATGATACCGATGAAGCTTTTGAAGTTGATTCATCCACAAAAGCCAGAGAGCTTTGTGAGCAAATAACTGGACGTCTGAACCTTAAGAACAGTGATGGTTTTAGcctttttgtaaaaattatagataaagtatTCTCGGTTCCAGAAAATTATTACTTCTTTGACTTTATTCATGAACTTGTAGAATGGATGAAACAAACACGTCCAGTACGTGGAGgtaggtattaaaaataaaaaaaaatgcgtttgcCTTTTCACAGTCCAGCTTTTTGATTAGAAAATtaacattgatatttatttcagcaGGAAACCAACTACAGATGAATTACCAAATATTCTTTATGAAAAAACTCTGGATTAACACAATACCTGGTAGAGATAAGAACGCagatcaaatattttactttccACAAGAACTTCCAAAATACTTACGCGGATATCATAAAACTTCAAAAcaagatttaattgaattagCTGCCCTCATTTATAGAGCTAGATATGGCAATGATCAATCTCTTTTACCCGAAATAACACAAATGCTAGAAGAGTTTATACCACCCGATATGACGAGTATCCAATCCAATTCCCAGTGGAAGTCTGCGATTAGTGCAGCGTATCTTAAACACGGTCCTATGACAGAAGATGAAGCGAAAGAgcgatttttaaagaaaatttatcaatttCCAACATTTGGAACAGCATTCTTTGAAGTTAAGCAAACTTCTGATCCTTCTTATCCCGAAATGGTTGTcataggaataaataaaaatggagtCAGTGTTATACATCCCCAAAGTCGCGTAAGTCGCAAATTATTTGTTCGAAtttgttatatgaaataaattttggatgaacatattacaaaattaatgaatcTATTGCATCGTCGTCGTCTATTAAACTGATAAGTTTTTCATGGATAGAAAATAAGAGTATTATTatcctgattttttttattttattgcaggaTTTGTTAGTAACCTATCCATTTTCTCAACTATCTAACTGGTCATCGGGTaatacattcttccacatgac comes from Vanessa atalanta chromosome 3, ilVanAtal1.2, whole genome shotgun sequence and encodes:
- the LOC125076980 gene encoding myosin-VIIa-like isoform X2 is translated as MADRIQISDYVWLQPEKKSEFEIPIAVKVLNSSGGKLQVKDDNGEVFSTAVTNVIKPLHATSIKSVEDMITLGELQEYTILRNLHIRYNEQLIYTYTGTMLIAINPYEILPIYTMDQIHFYQDRNIGDIPPHIFAIGNDSYRELLDTSTNQCVVISGESGAGKTESTKLLLQYLAAASGKHSWIEQQIQETNPILEAFGNAKTVKNDNSSRFGKYINIYFSRKGVIEGGNIDQYLLEKSRIVRQSKGERNYHIFYSLVTGLSADEKKKLDLGKPADFEYLNSGKMLTCDGRNDALEFSDIRSAFKVLNFSDNDVWDIFSLLAAILHLGNLKFKSFNVSNIESSEVADATNANRISALLGVNKARFCEALTQKTLIAHGDKIVSPISVGAATEGRDALVKAIYGHIFEYIVEIINKTLHRDQQLTSGSVGILDIFGFENFESNSFEQLCINYANENLQQFFVRHIFKLEQEQYAKEGIIWSNINYVDNQENLDLIGQKPMNLLSLIDEESRFPKGTDLTLLSKLNNNHSNKNSYITPKSTHEHKFGVRHFAGDVQYEVKGFLDKNRDMLTPDIKEMILDSNNSFLKNLFSAETITAQSGSRKVVSLSHKFKTSLESLMKTLFACHPFFIRCIKPNELKKPRIFDRALCVRQLRYAGLMETAKIRQAGYPIRYSYSEFVHRYRLVIPGIPLAQKTDCKNATQKICNEVLKDDDFRLGHTKVFLKDHHDTLLEELRHKVLITAVIRVQANVRRLICRKRYLRLRAAAITIQKHFRARGFRSKFLKMRRGYLRLQAVLKSRELRKTFLNLRTFFRHLQAFCRGYLVRKLVKEKGHIMKAKLAQLMKEKENNSGDIKRAEDGYEKKYNDLMSSIWIAKEVAVESNVQNTTVIDDRYVDDVFGFLKDTATPAGTVRGTGFGMTTTAKPTISSVIPLPQEPEEEPFDEYDFKKFAATYFLGNISHQYSRKPLKHSLLDLPSPIDKMASQAIWITILRFMGDLSEPKYTDDKIDNVPVMTKLYDTVGRAFKKSKEFEEMISQEHGQGKSKMLQKTLKKQTKLNEELFKNLVNDDMTNEMYSTWLNSRRSTNLEKLHFIIGHGIIRKELRDEIFAQLCKQLTNNPSKASYARGWILLSLCVGCFPPSERFITYLRSFIRVGPPGYAPYCEGRLVRTFKNGPRTQPPSWLELQATKTKKPILLTVTLMNETIKTVQSDSATTSEEVCQQIADNIELSDAFGFSLYITLYDKVLSLGSEAEHIMDAISQCEQFAREQGTPEKNAPWRLFYRKEVFTPWHDPADDPIATNLIYHQVVKGVKFGEYRCNSEKDLAIIAAQQHYIEYGPRIDPNVLRKVIVNYIPNQFIQSNDAALTKWEHLITKAFESSPSIQSSVDPLRCKEDIVIFSKIKWPMLFSRFFEAIKLKGDTINKDLIIIAVNWTGVYIVDQSEHILLEISYPEVTYVAYDDDKEFDKVGRITIRTIQQEEFVFQSVDASEMSALIIYLIDGLKRRSIYVITQSDSQGYSDAASFLQYKKGDLITLLQESTGETLMNATWGHGECNGHEGLFPTEQVYILPTLSKPSPMILEVFKKGNINTNKNVHSKYNTIQRKKMHTLEKFAEEYFRENYDTNITISRQSTITPAKKTGSGNLWSHAREPIRKPLLKKLQDDEKLSKAAVASFIAILKYMGDMPTPKARSVTEYTDEIFRPTNEPAMRDEIYCQIMKQLTNNRIQLSEERGWELLWLATGIFACGQVLIKETVEFLKTRPHPIAKDCLKRIFKIQRGGPRIYAPYVVEVEAIQHRSMQIYHKVYFPDDTDEAFEVDSSTKARELCEQITGRLNLKNSDGFSLFVKIIDKVFSVPENYYFFDFIHELVEWMKQTRPVRGGNQLQMNYQIFFMKKLWINTIPGRDKNADQIFYFPQELPKYLRGYHKTSKQDLIELAALIYRARYGNDQSLLPEITQMLEEFIPPDMTSIQSNSQWKSAISAAYLKHGPMTEDEAKERFLKKIYQFPTFGTAFFEVKQTSDPSYPEMVVIGINKNGVSVIHPQSRDLLVTYPFSQLSNWSSGNTFFHMTMGNFVRGTKILCETSLGYKMDDLISSYIAVLRQAMKQKQRT
- the LOC125076980 gene encoding myosin-VIIa-like isoform X1, producing MADRIQISDYVWLQPEKKSEFEIPIAVKVLNSSGGKLQVKDDNGEVFSTAVTNVIKPLHATSIKSVEDMITLGELQEYTILRNLHIRYNEQLIYTYTGTMLIAINPYEILPIYTMDQIHFYQDRNIGDIPPHIFAIGNDSYRELLDTSTNQCVVISGESGAGKTESTKLLLQYLAAASGKHSWIEQQIQETNPILEAFGNAKTVKNDNSSRFGKYINIYFSRKGVIEGGNIDQYLLEKSRIVRQSKGERNYHIFYSLVTGLSADEKKKLDLGKPADFEYLNSGKMLTCDGRNDALEFSDIRSAFKVLNFSDNDVWDIFSLLAAILHLGNLKFKSFNVSNIESSEVADATNANRISALLGVNKARFCEALTQKTLIAHGDKIVSPISVGAATEGRDALVKAIYGHIFEYIVEIINKTLHRDQQLTSGSVGILDIFGFENFESNSFEQLCINYANENLQQFFVRHIFKLEQEQYAKEGIIWSNINYVDNQENLDLIGQKPMNLLSLIDEESRFPKGTDLTLLSKLNNNHSNKNSYITPKSTHEHKFGVRHFAGDVQYEVKGFLDKNRDMLTPDIKEMILDSNNSFLKNLFSAETITAQSGSRKVVSLSHKFKTSLESLMKTLFACHPFFIRCIKPNELKKPRIFDRALCVRQLRYAGLMETAKIRQAGYPIRYSYSEFVHRYRLVIPGIPLAQKTDCKNATQKICNEVLKDDDFRLGHTKVFLKDHHDTLLEELRHKVLITAVIRVQANVRRLICRKRYLRLRAAAITIQKHFRARGFRSKFLKMRRGYLRLQAVLKSRELRKTFLNLRTFFRHLQAFCRGYLVRKLVKEKGHIMKAKLAQLMKEKENNSGDIKRAEDGYEKKYNDLMSSIWIAKEVAVESNVQNTTVIDDRYVDDVFGFLKDTATPAGTVRGTGFGMTTTAKPTISSVIPLPQEPEEEPFDEYDFKKFAATYFLGNISHQYSRKPLKHSLLDLPSPIDKMASQAIWITILRFMGDLSEPKYTDDKIDNVPVMTKLYDTVGRAFKKSKEFEEMISQEHGQGKSKMLQKTLKKQTKLNEELFKNLVNDDMTNEMYSTWLNSRRSTNLEKLHFIIGHGIIRKELRDEIFAQLCKQLTNNPSKASYARGWILLSLCVGCFPPSERFITYLRSFIRVGPPGYAPYCEGRLVRTFKNGPRTQPPSWLELQATKTKKPILLTVTLMNETIKTVQSDSATTSEEVCQQIADNIELSDAFGFSLYITLYDKVLSLGSEAEHIMDAISQCEQFAREQGTPEKNAPWRLFYRKEVFTPWHDPADDPIATNLIYHQVVKGVKFGEYRCNSEKDLAIIAAQQHYIEYGPRIDPNVLRKVIVNYIPNQFIQSNDAALTKWEHLITKAFESSPSIQSSVDPLRCKEDIVIFSKIKWPMLFSRFFEAIKLKGDTINKDLIIIAVNWTGVYIVDQSEHILLEISYPEVTYVAYDDDKEFDKVGRITIRTIQQEEFVFQSVDASEMSALIIYLIDGLKRRSIYVITQSDSQGYSDAASFLQYKKGDLITLLQESTGETLMNATWGHGECNGHEGLFPTEQVYILPTLSKPSPMILEVFKKGNINTNKNVHSKYNTIQRKKMHTLEKFAEEYFRENYDTNITISRQSTITPAKKTGSGNLWSHAREPIRKPLLKKLQDDEKLSKAAVASFIAILKYMGDMPTPKARSVTEYTDEIFRPTNEPAMRDEIYCQIMKQLTNNRIQLSEERGWELLWLATGIFACGQVLIKETVEFLKTRPHPIAKDCLKRIFKIQRGGPRIYAPYVVEVEAIQHRSMQIYHKVYFPDDTDEAFEVDSSTKARELCEQITGRLNLKNSDGFSLFVKIIDKVFSVPENYYFFDFIHELVEWMKQTRPVRGAGNQLQMNYQIFFMKKLWINTIPGRDKNADQIFYFPQELPKYLRGYHKTSKQDLIELAALIYRARYGNDQSLLPEITQMLEEFIPPDMTSIQSNSQWKSAISAAYLKHGPMTEDEAKERFLKKIYQFPTFGTAFFEVKQTSDPSYPEMVVIGINKNGVSVIHPQSRDLLVTYPFSQLSNWSSGNTFFHMTMGNFVRGTKILCETSLGYKMDDLISSYIAVLRQAMKQKQRT